One window of the Desulfocurvibacter africanus subsp. africanus DSM 2603 genome contains the following:
- the rpmG gene encoding 50S ribosomal protein L33, which translates to MRINIQLQCTECKRRNYATMKNKKNTSERLELNKYCPWDRKHTAHKEVK; encoded by the coding sequence ATGCGAATCAATATTCAGTTGCAATGCACCGAGTGCAAGCGTCGCAACTACGCTACAATGAAGAACAAGAAAAACACTTCCGAGCGACTTGAGCTGAACAAGTACTGCCCGTGGGACCGTAAGCACACGGCGCACAAGGAAGTGAAGTAA
- the secE gene encoding preprotein translocase subunit SecE, translating into MAKQTKTTTEETKKTVQPGKTQVAAKPEANTIGTRVSELREFFEQSKGELKKVVWPTRKEVTATTIAVLVVVALMGIFLGVVDSLLSKLIQVVLS; encoded by the coding sequence ATGGCTAAGCAGACAAAGACGACCACCGAAGAGACCAAAAAGACTGTCCAGCCTGGCAAGACCCAGGTTGCAGCGAAGCCGGAAGCCAATACCATTGGTACTCGCGTTTCTGAGTTGCGCGAGTTCTTCGAGCAGTCCAAGGGTGAGCTCAAGAAAGTGGTTTGGCCTACCCGCAAGGAGGTCACTGCGACCACTATTGCGGTGCTCGTCGTGGTCGCACTCATGGGCATTTTCCTGGGAGTGGTAGATTCCCTGCTATCCAAACTGATTCAGGTAGTCCTGTCCTAG
- the nusG gene encoding transcription termination/antitermination protein NusG → MSETNDTKARWYIVHTYSGFEHRVEQTIREMMRTGQEQGLIKEVVVPTEKVIELVKGEKRTSTRKFYPGYIMVQMIMTDFSWHLVQTIPRVTGFVGGKNRPTPMRDSEAQKILTMMEQRQEKPRPKFHFERGDEVRVIDGPFSGFNGSVEEVNYDKGKLKVSVSIFGRQTPVELDFVQVSKS, encoded by the coding sequence ATGAGTGAAACCAACGATACTAAAGCACGCTGGTACATCGTGCACACCTACTCGGGATTCGAGCATCGTGTGGAGCAGACCATCCGCGAAATGATGCGCACCGGGCAGGAGCAGGGACTCATCAAGGAAGTGGTGGTGCCCACGGAGAAGGTCATTGAGCTGGTCAAGGGCGAAAAGCGTACGAGTACGCGTAAGTTCTATCCCGGCTATATCATGGTTCAAATGATCATGACGGACTTCTCTTGGCATCTTGTACAGACCATCCCCAGAGTCACGGGTTTTGTGGGAGGTAAGAACCGACCCACGCCTATGCGCGACAGCGAAGCCCAGAAAATTTTGACGATGATGGAACAGCGGCAGGAAAAACCCAGGCCAAAGTTCCACTTCGAACGCGGCGACGAAGTCAGGGTTATTGACGGCCCTTTCAGCGGCTTCAACGGCTCTGTCGAGGAAGTCAATTACGACAAGGGCAAGCTCAAGGTCTCGGTATCCATTTTTGGGCGCCAGACCCCCGTTGAGCTCGATTTCGTCCAGGTGAGCAAGAGCTAG
- the rplK gene encoding 50S ribosomal protein L11, with protein MAKKITGKVKLQIPAGAANPSPPVGPALGQQGVNIMEFCKAFNAKTQDQKGMIIPVIITVYADRSFSFITKTPPASVLVMKAAKLEKGSGEPNRNKVGKVTMDQVREIAKLKLPDLTAKDLDAAVRSIMGTARSMGIDVV; from the coding sequence ATGGCCAAGAAAATCACTGGCAAAGTCAAATTGCAGATTCCGGCCGGCGCGGCGAATCCGTCGCCACCGGTAGGCCCGGCCCTGGGCCAGCAAGGTGTGAACATCATGGAGTTCTGCAAGGCATTCAACGCCAAGACGCAGGACCAGAAGGGCATGATTATTCCGGTCATCATCACCGTCTATGCTGACCGGTCATTCTCCTTCATCACCAAGACGCCGCCGGCTAGCGTGCTCGTCATGAAAGCCGCCAAGCTGGAGAAGGGTTCCGGTGAACCCAACCGCAACAAGGTTGGCAAAGTCACCATGGACCAGGTCCGCGAGATTGCTAAGCTGAAGTTGCCGGACCTGACGGCCAAGGATCTGGACGCTGCCGTCCGCTCCATCATGGGTACCGCCCGCAGCATGGGCATAGATGTCGTGTAG
- the rplA gene encoding 50S ribosomal protein L1 codes for MPKHGKKFRKAIEGLDILEQRFSVEEAVKHAVERAYAKFDETVDISFNLGVNPKYSDQMVRGAVSLPNGLGKTVRIAVFCQGEKQAEAKAAGADFVGAEDLIEKIQGGWLEFDKAIATPDMMAQVGKIGRVLGPRGLMPNAKTGTVTFDLAKAVSEQMAGKVEFKVDKAGVLHAPLGKVSFGPGKILENLKAIADQILRLKPSTAKGTYIKGMAVSTTMGPGFRIDSVEARKFVEG; via the coding sequence ATGCCCAAGCATGGTAAAAAGTTTCGTAAGGCAATTGAAGGACTCGATATTCTCGAGCAGCGCTTTTCGGTTGAAGAGGCCGTAAAGCATGCCGTCGAGAGGGCCTACGCCAAGTTTGATGAGACTGTGGATATTTCCTTCAATCTCGGCGTGAATCCCAAATACTCCGACCAGATGGTGCGCGGCGCTGTCTCGCTGCCGAACGGTCTGGGCAAGACTGTGCGCATCGCCGTGTTCTGCCAGGGCGAGAAGCAGGCCGAAGCCAAGGCCGCCGGTGCCGACTTCGTTGGCGCCGAGGACCTGATCGAGAAGATTCAGGGCGGTTGGCTCGAATTTGACAAAGCCATCGCGACGCCTGATATGATGGCTCAGGTCGGTAAAATCGGCCGCGTGCTGGGTCCCCGCGGACTCATGCCCAATGCCAAGACCGGTACGGTTACCTTTGACCTCGCCAAGGCGGTCTCGGAGCAGATGGCCGGTAAGGTTGAGTTCAAGGTTGACAAGGCCGGCGTGCTGCATGCCCCTCTGGGCAAGGTTTCCTTTGGGCCCGGCAAGATTTTGGAAAACCTCAAGGCGATCGCCGATCAGATCCTGCGCCTCAAGCCCTCCACGGCTAAAGGCACGTATATCAAGGGCATGGCTGTAAGCACGACCATGGGACCTGGCTTCAGGATCGACTCGGTCGAAGCTCGCAAGTTTGTCGAGGGTTAG
- the rplJ gene encoding 50S ribosomal protein L10, whose translation MNRSEKAQIIDQIKARADRASICVVTDFKGIKVEEITELRVKLRESGVDYAVVKNTLARIATSSGMHKPLGERLKENNAIAFGFDDPVVVAKTLVEYAKVNKKFSVRFASLEGKLLTEAQVQDLAKLPGKQQLLGMVLGTMNAVPTNFVSLLANVPRGLLNVLTALKDKKAEAA comes from the coding sequence GTGAACAGGTCGGAAAAAGCGCAGATTATCGACCAGATCAAGGCGAGAGCCGACCGGGCGAGCATTTGTGTGGTCACGGACTTCAAGGGCATCAAGGTTGAAGAGATCACCGAGCTTCGCGTTAAGCTGCGCGAATCAGGCGTGGACTACGCCGTGGTCAAGAACACCTTGGCTCGCATTGCCACTTCCAGCGGCATGCACAAGCCCCTTGGGGAACGCCTCAAGGAGAACAACGCCATAGCTTTCGGGTTTGACGATCCGGTTGTCGTGGCTAAGACCCTGGTTGAGTACGCCAAGGTCAACAAGAAGTTCTCCGTGCGTTTCGCCAGCTTGGAAGGCAAGCTTCTGACCGAAGCCCAAGTCCAGGATCTGGCCAAGCTCCCCGGCAAGCAGCAACTGCTCGGCATGGTCCTTGGCACCATGAACGCCGTGCCCACCAACTTTGTCTCGCTGTTGGCCAACGTGCCCCGCGGCCTGCTCAATGTCCTGACCGCGCTCAAGGACAAGAAGGCCGAGGCAGCCTAA
- the rplL gene encoding 50S ribosomal protein L7/L12, translating into MADITKEQVVDFIAGMTVLELSQFIKELEEKFGVSAAAPMAMAAMPAAAPAEAVEEKTEFDVILKGAGSNKIAVIKVVRALTGLGLKEAKDKVDGTPSAIKEGVSKDDAQAAKKQLEEAGAEVEVK; encoded by the coding sequence ATGGCTGATATCACCAAAGAGCAAGTAGTCGATTTCATCGCCGGCATGACCGTGCTCGAGCTGTCCCAGTTCATCAAGGAGCTCGAGGAGAAGTTCGGCGTGTCCGCCGCGGCCCCGATGGCCATGGCTGCCATGCCCGCGGCCGCTCCCGCCGAGGCAGTCGAGGAGAAGACCGAGTTCGACGTTATCCTCAAGGGTGCCGGCAGCAACAAGATCGCCGTCATCAAGGTCGTGCGCGCTCTCACCGGTCTTGGCCTCAAGGAAGCCAAGGACAAGGTTGACGGCACTCCTTCCGCCATCAAGGAAGGCGTGTCCAAGGATGACGCCCAGGCTGCAAAGAAGCAGCTTGAAGAGGCTGGCGCTGAAGTCGAAGTCAAGTAG
- the rpoB gene encoding DNA-directed RNA polymerase subunit beta, with protein sequence MGQLAKQFGKISYALSIPHLLNLQIDSYMQFLQMDVPPASREDYGLEGVFRSVFPIEDFNKTASLDYVSYEIGEPKFDQVECISKGLTYEAPIRIKVRLVVYDVDEESGNRTIRDIKEQDIYFGTIPLMTEKGTFIINGTERVIVNQLQRSPGIIFEHDSGKTHSSKRVLYSCRVIPMRGSWLDFDYDHKDILYVRIDRRRKMPATILFKAMGLTKQDILDYFYERETYRLDGERVFLQFDPKSYRKDNAFADIVDAKGEVIAKAGKPITKRHWRLIGEAGIKEFEIDPNLLFGLFLATDIVDTETGEVIGEAGEEIHLDMLENLRRSSLSTFQALYTRGADVSSSLRDTLMLDKTDNLEQAQVEIYRRLRPSSPPTPEIAASFFENLFRNADYYDLSPVGRYKLNARLSLDRPLDERTLSNEDILSAIKQLAFLKDTHGPADDIDHLGNRRVRPVGELVENQYRIGLVRMERAIKERMSLQEVATLMPHDLINPKPVAAVLKEFFGTSQLSQFMDQTNPLSEVTHKRRLSALGPGGLTRERAGFEVRDVHTSHYGRICPIETPEGPNIGLIVSLTTLSRVNDYGFIETPYRVIRNAQVTDEIHYLDASREADHVIAQANAPLDESRSFAEPLVTARIKGDVFMAPREDITLMDISPGQIVSISAALIPFLEHDDANRALMGSNMQRQAVPLISTEKPLVGTGMEGTVARDSGACLLAEHDGVVSYADADRVVVVYDGEVFPESGGVRSYELQKYHKSNQNSSFGQKPRVHPGQVVKKGAVLADGPGIQDGDLALGKNLLVAFMPWCGYNYEDSILISERVVKEDVFTSVHIEEFELVARDTKLGPEEVTRDIPNVGEEMLRNLDESGIIRIGAKIAPDDILVGKITPKGETQLTPEEKLLRAIFGDKARDVKNTSLKVPPGIEGTIIDVKVFNRRSSDKDERTKLIEDYELHKLDRMETQHIQGLNEATIRRIWGVAENNRVNQTIMGKKKGEVLLEENKSLTMEVLEQLPLKKLAGMFVSRDTNESVKQILDDYERQVRFIRNVYERKKTKVTEGDDLPPGVIKMVKVYIAVKRKLSVGDKMAGRHGNKGVVSNILPAEDMPFFADGTPMDIVLNPLGVPSRMNIGQIMETHLGWAAKELGKQLAELVDSGAADEVLRQQAKEIFTDMGELIDAMDSEELKASLQEIRNGFVCKTPVFDGASEDDIWGLLKKAGLPDDGKSVLFDGRTGDMLHNRVTVGVMYMLKLHHLVDEKIHARSTGPYSLVTQQPLGGKAQFGGQRLGEMEVWALEAYGAANLLQEFLTVKSDDVTGRVKMYEKIVKGENFLESGLPESFNVLVKELMSLGLDVTLIPEERKRVGKNRAPER encoded by the coding sequence ATGGGCCAACTTGCCAAACAGTTCGGGAAAATAAGCTACGCGTTATCCATACCACATTTGCTGAACTTGCAGATTGATTCTTACATGCAGTTCCTGCAGATGGATGTCCCGCCGGCAAGCCGGGAGGACTACGGCCTGGAGGGCGTCTTCCGCTCGGTGTTCCCCATCGAGGACTTTAACAAGACCGCCAGCCTCGATTACGTAAGCTATGAGATCGGCGAACCCAAGTTCGATCAGGTCGAGTGCATCTCCAAGGGCCTGACCTACGAAGCGCCCATACGCATCAAGGTCCGCCTGGTGGTCTATGACGTGGACGAGGAGTCCGGCAACCGGACCATCCGCGACATCAAGGAACAGGATATTTATTTCGGCACAATCCCGTTGATGACCGAGAAGGGCACCTTCATCATTAATGGAACCGAGCGTGTCATCGTCAACCAGCTCCAGCGGTCGCCCGGCATCATCTTCGAGCACGATTCCGGCAAGACACACTCCAGCAAGCGCGTGCTGTACTCCTGCCGTGTCATCCCCATGCGCGGCAGTTGGCTGGATTTCGATTACGACCACAAGGACATCCTGTACGTGCGCATCGACCGTCGCCGGAAGATGCCCGCGACCATACTGTTCAAGGCCATGGGCCTTACCAAGCAGGATATCCTGGACTACTTCTACGAGCGCGAGACTTACCGTCTGGACGGCGAACGGGTATTCTTGCAATTCGATCCCAAATCCTACCGCAAGGACAACGCCTTTGCCGACATAGTGGACGCAAAGGGCGAGGTCATCGCCAAGGCTGGCAAGCCCATCACCAAGCGCCATTGGCGCCTGATAGGCGAGGCCGGGATCAAGGAATTCGAGATCGATCCCAACTTGCTGTTCGGCCTTTTCCTGGCCACGGATATCGTGGATACCGAGACTGGTGAGGTCATCGGCGAGGCCGGCGAGGAAATCCATCTCGATATGCTTGAGAACCTGCGCCGCTCGTCCCTGAGCACCTTCCAGGCTCTGTACACCCGCGGCGCGGATGTCTCTTCGTCCCTGCGCGACACGCTCATGCTGGACAAGACCGACAACCTTGAGCAGGCTCAGGTTGAGATCTATCGTCGCCTTCGCCCCAGTTCTCCGCCGACCCCCGAGATCGCGGCCAGCTTCTTCGAGAATCTGTTCCGCAACGCGGACTACTACGATCTGTCTCCCGTGGGCCGCTACAAGCTCAATGCGCGTCTGAGCCTGGACAGGCCTCTGGACGAGCGTACTTTGTCCAACGAGGATATCCTGAGCGCCATCAAGCAGCTCGCCTTCCTCAAGGACACGCATGGCCCGGCCGACGATATCGACCACCTGGGCAACCGTCGCGTCAGGCCCGTTGGCGAGCTGGTGGAAAACCAGTACCGCATCGGCTTGGTGCGCATGGAGCGGGCGATCAAGGAGCGCATGAGCCTGCAAGAGGTCGCCACGCTCATGCCGCACGACCTTATCAATCCCAAGCCTGTGGCAGCCGTGCTCAAGGAGTTCTTCGGAACCTCGCAGCTGTCCCAGTTCATGGATCAGACCAATCCACTGTCCGAGGTGACCCACAAGCGCAGGCTTTCGGCTCTCGGACCCGGCGGTCTGACCCGCGAGCGCGCCGGCTTCGAGGTGCGCGACGTGCACACCTCGCACTACGGACGCATTTGCCCCATCGAGACGCCGGAAGGACCGAACATCGGTCTTATCGTCTCGCTGACCACACTCTCTCGGGTCAATGATTACGGTTTCATCGAGACGCCTTACCGCGTTATCAGGAACGCCCAGGTCACGGACGAGATCCATTATCTGGATGCCTCCCGCGAGGCCGATCATGTCATTGCTCAGGCCAACGCGCCGCTGGACGAGAGCCGCTCTTTCGCGGAACCGCTGGTTACTGCGCGTATCAAGGGTGACGTGTTCATGGCCCCGCGTGAAGACATCACGCTCATGGACATCTCGCCTGGCCAGATCGTGTCCATCTCCGCTGCGTTGATTCCTTTCCTGGAGCACGACGACGCCAACCGCGCGCTCATGGGCTCCAACATGCAGCGTCAGGCCGTGCCGCTCATCAGCACCGAAAAGCCGCTGGTCGGCACGGGCATGGAAGGCACCGTGGCCCGCGACTCAGGCGCCTGCCTGCTGGCCGAGCACGATGGCGTCGTGTCCTATGCCGATGCCGACCGCGTGGTCGTGGTCTATGACGGAGAGGTCTTCCCCGAATCCGGTGGCGTGCGCTCCTACGAGTTGCAGAAGTATCATAAGTCCAACCAGAACTCGTCCTTCGGCCAGAAGCCGCGGGTCCATCCCGGCCAAGTGGTCAAGAAGGGCGCAGTGCTCGCTGACGGACCTGGCATCCAGGACGGCGACTTGGCCCTGGGCAAGAACCTGCTCGTGGCCTTCATGCCCTGGTGCGGTTACAACTACGAGGACTCCATCCTGATCTCCGAGCGTGTGGTCAAGGAGGATGTGTTCACCTCCGTGCACATTGAGGAGTTCGAGCTGGTGGCCCGCGATACCAAGCTGGGACCTGAAGAGGTCACTCGCGACATTCCCAACGTCGGCGAGGAGATGCTCAGAAACCTCGACGAGTCGGGCATCATCCGCATCGGCGCCAAGATCGCGCCCGATGATATCCTGGTGGGAAAGATCACACCCAAGGGTGAGACGCAGTTGACCCCGGAAGAGAAGCTCTTGCGCGCCATCTTCGGCGACAAGGCCCGCGACGTGAAGAACACTTCCCTCAAGGTTCCGCCTGGAATCGAGGGCACGATCATCGACGTTAAGGTTTTCAACCGCCGCTCCAGCGACAAGGATGAGCGCACCAAGCTCATCGAGGATTACGAGCTGCATAAGCTCGACCGTATGGAGACTCAGCATATTCAGGGCCTCAACGAAGCCACGATCCGGCGTATATGGGGCGTGGCGGAAAATAATCGCGTTAACCAGACCATCATGGGCAAGAAGAAGGGCGAAGTGCTCCTGGAGGAGAACAAGTCCCTGACCATGGAAGTCCTGGAGCAGTTGCCGCTCAAGAAGCTGGCCGGCATGTTCGTCAGCCGCGACACCAACGAGTCCGTGAAGCAGATCCTTGACGACTACGAGCGTCAGGTGCGCTTCATTCGCAATGTCTACGAGCGCAAGAAGACCAAGGTCACCGAGGGTGACGATCTGCCTCCGGGCGTGATCAAGATGGTCAAGGTTTACATCGCCGTTAAGCGTAAGTTGAGTGTGGGCGACAAGATGGCCGGCCGTCACGGTAACAAGGGCGTTGTTTCCAACATCCTTCCCGCGGAGGATATGCCCTTCTTCGCCGACGGCACCCCCATGGACATCGTGCTCAACCCGCTTGGCGTGCCTTCGCGCATGAACATCGGCCAGATCATGGAAACGCACCTTGGCTGGGCCGCCAAGGAACTCGGCAAGCAGCTTGCGGAGTTGGTTGATTCCGGCGCGGCCGACGAGGTTCTGCGTCAACAGGCCAAGGAGATCTTCACGGACATGGGCGAGCTTATCGACGCCATGGACTCCGAAGAACTCAAGGCCAGCCTGCAAGAGATTCGCAACGGCTTCGTATGCAAGACACCGGTCTTCGATGGAGCCAGCGAGGATGACATATGGGGCCTGCTCAAGAAAGCCGGCCTGCCCGATGACGGAAAGAGCGTGCTTTTCGACGGCCGCACCGGTGATATGCTGCACAACAGGGTTACCGTGGGCGTCATGTACATGCTCAAGCTGCACCACTTGGTGGATGAAAAGATTCACGCCCGCTCAACGGGCCCATACTCTCTGGTGACGCAGCAGCCCCTTGGCGGCAAGGCCCAGTTTGGCGGCCAGCGGCTTGGCGAAATGGAAGTCTGGGCTCTGGAGGCTTACGGCGCGGCCAACCTCCTGCAGGAGTTCCTGACGGTCAAGTCCGACGATGTCACCGGGCGCGTCAAGATGTACGAGAAGATCGTCAAGGGAGAGAACTTCCTGGAATCGGGCCTGCCCGAGTCCTTCAACGTCCTGGTCAAGGAACTCATGTCTCTGGGCCTCGACGTGACGCTCATCCCCGAGGAGCGCAAAAGAGTCGGCAAGAACCGGGCTCCTGAAAGGTAG